From Vigna angularis cultivar LongXiaoDou No.4 chromosome 11, ASM1680809v1, whole genome shotgun sequence:
CTTTACTTTTCTGAAAGTTATGTAACAACTTGTAATGCCcttgtttattttcattaatcCGCGTAATATCCTTTTTGTTTGCACTCAAAGTGATGTctaaggaaaatatttaaatacataaaattaaaattaataattttttatcacgTTTTACTTACTATATCGATTTGAATTTATCAGATATTTGATCATATTGAAGTAAatggagaaaaagaaagttatATTGTTTGAAATCAGATAGGAAACATTCCATGTTTCGAGCTGCATATAATGCCTCGATACGATTGGATACAAGTCAAATTAGAAACGAACAATGATCTTAATTgactaaaattacttttattgttCACCATTAACAACCTCAAAAGCTCTAATCATCAATTCATCTCTTGACAAAATTGACCTCAGAATAGTcatgaacaaaaataaagatcTTACAAGGTATTAAATTAACGCTTCCTTGGAAGCAACTATTACTATGGTAGATGTAGCTAACTGGAAAGATAACCGTACTTTTGCATTACATCGGAGGCTTACCAGAACCAAGCAGCTGACCAATTAGATTAGTCACCTAacaaacacaagaaaacaacTAAGATAATAAGACAATTCACTATACTCAACATTTGCAGTCTCCATGATTTCAAAAGCAAAATGCCATATTGAAATCAGAGCTTCCATGATCAATATATACTTAATTTGCCTTGCCTTGTGCAAAATTATCAAGACTATCATTAAAGTCCAAACAGGAATTTTAAACGAGGAGCACACATTTAACCAGGTACTAAAACCTCATTAAGATTTCTGAGAAACTAAAGCATAATATTGAATTTGATGAGAAAGGAAAGCCAATAATAGACAAGTCAAAATGTGGCAGTGATgcataaataagtaaaattcgTAAAAATCTTGttgtaataatgttagattattgcaaaagaaaaacgtTGAATTGCAACGGTCAAAACTTTAATTGCCAATAacgtttaaattcattttattaagtgttccaacagtaaaatatttaatggctTTTATTGTCtgttattgattttattctttcctaactctataaatagagagcttTACCCCCATTCCAAAAAACATCCCAAGTCAGTCTTCTCTCCTTTTCTtatcttcttttcctcttccaAATACTCTTTtgagagatccttgctagttctgagatcctcagaaatatTCTGgaaagttcctgttgtatcttgggggacttgcgcaatacactgcggataagtccttaaggacagtgactctacacgcctcaggaaattttgttcgtgattttgtcagcttttatgcaacaatcttaaggacttatggcaCATCAACAACTCAATGAAGCCAATGCAATTTTAGGTATtaaaatcataaggaagggagatagtatattactatcccaagaacaatatatTGATAAACTTCttaacttcttaagaagtttaggTTTTATGACCTCACtagtgagtaccccttatgatgctaattctaaattaatgaaaaatagtggagaatcattatctcagcctcaatatgcccagataattgggagcttactgcacttgatgagcttttctaaacctgatattgcttatgcagtaggtagactgagtaggtacactttatgtccaaatcaagaacattgggatgcactttccaggcttatgagatacttaagaggtttaatggattatgccattgaatatagtggatttcccactgtactagaagggtacaatgatgctaactggatatctgattcagatgagacaaaatccactagtggttatgtattcacacttggggtggtgcgattacatggagatcagccagacaaacaattattgcaagatcaacaatgaaaTATGAGTTTGTTGCTCTCGAGATGGCTGGTAATGAgactgagtggttgaaaaacttcttagcgaaCATTCCACTAgaaatgaaaccaaccccatcggtaTCAATACATTGTGATTGTCAATCgacaatagctatagctaaaaacaagaattacaatggaaagaatagagacacaatttggtgaagcagttgctaaagagtggaacaaTCTTAAtatttccattgactatgtgaagtcagaacggaatctaacagatcctctgacaaaaccctaggaagacaaataatattagaaacatcgaggggaatgagacttaagccacttgcaaacaaacaagtgatggtaacccaacctttgtgattagagatcccatgaataaggttcatatgggtaaaaacaagtcacttgttagttctgatagcactaaattgattttaatcaattatgtcccttcctttggtgtgtgtgaaagtgctagagactgcaatattgagaggttaaactttgtcgttaaattctatgtggtgaaagaattttagcttaaacaaagtttttaatgatttttcatatcccttacgggtggtgtatgatttgcagtatacacttgatgaaatcacctataagTGTCGAGTGTGGCCGCTTGcctgagatcttggcatgatctctagagcactcatgaataccgggcacgcgcatggcctTTTAAGCACAACACAGCGATAACAGCAAGGATTGTGGgagtgtattgtgattgataaacctctaacacacatcaagtgtctttggttcatatagttTTCTATACCAACTATACTGTGTGTTAAGTATTtcaatctaagactggttcatatagttTGCTATACTAggtctgatgcattacatcctatgagacccagaataaaagttttttatctttttcttttgcaataagtgggggattattgcaaaagaaaaacgtTGGATTGCAACGGTCAAAACTTTAATTGTCAATAacgtttaaattcattttattaagtgtcccaacggtaaaatatttaatggctTTTATTGTCtgttattgattttattttttcctaactctataaatagagagtttTTCCCCATTCCAAAAAACATCCCAAGTCAGTCTTCTCTCCTTTTCTTATCTTCTTTTCCTCCTCCAaaaattattctgggttatttttatactcttttgagagatccttgctagttctgagatcttCAAAAATATTCTGGAAAGTttctgttgtatcctgggggacttgcgcaacacactgcggataagtccttaaatTTATTCGTAATTTTGTCAGCTTTTATGCAACAAATCTTACCTGCCAGTATTTTGAAACGCAGCGGTCAATGCAACCATTTTCACCCATATTTAGCTCAGATTCCTTGTACCTGAAAAATAATGTGACAAACATATTATCGTAATAATGCAACAGCAGACAACTCTCTATGAGAAATAAGAAACTAATCTCCAAATTGACTGGATGACATTTGAAACTCATCAAGCATGCCCAAGCAGTTCACACAATCAGAAATAGTTTTCCTACCTATTGTCAACGCATTTATTGAAACAGGTGTGGGTGATACTGAAgattaaaaacaacaaaaggtTAGGAAAATGAGATATTATGCAACCAACAAAACTTCTCTTAAAAAAATGCAGTCCGATTCTACTGTATACTTGCGAACAAAGGCAAACACTATCAAGGCAAGCAAGAGAATGAACCTACTTGTTGAATAGTTCGACCCTATATTCCATCTCCTTTTCAGCTATTCCAAATATCTGCTCCATTACCACATGAATTATTGAAACACATACAAACACATGAAACTAAATGATAAAAGAACAGCAAAAGgataaaatttaaacatgaaATCATATTTGTGTTTTAAATTAACAACATAAAGATCAGTTTTCGTAAAATACAAGGAAGAGAAAAGAACACCTACCTGCTCTTTATCTAGACCAGCCGGTGACATGTTGGCAGCCATTTTAGCCTAAAAATATTAGATGAAAAATTCAGATAATGAAAATCAAGGAGTACAAGAAAACGTATTTTGAACTAAAAGGGATGAACTATCTAACTCACAAGCTCTACTATTACATAAGATGAAAGACATCACCGTATAGATTTTCAATATTTGTATTTGCAAGCTTGCAacaataatttacaaaaaaaatgtcaatcaaCTTCACCGGGaataactatattatatataacaatttttttcattcctGTAATGAACAAAATCGTCGCTATCGGACCATCCAAATCCTTTGTCTCCTTTACCTATCATACAACTGAGAAGTACCAAATCGACATTCctagtttagtttttaaagcaaaataaaagaatgCAAAGAGAAACGTACGATATGAATTCACAAATGCAGTGCAGTTGAATTGTTGGATCGTTGAGAGAAATTTCGAAGCTACACAAAGACTCAAACGGCGGCACTAGCGATTGAAGGAACTAGGTTTCAGGATAGAAAATTCCTAAAGGAGGCAAAAGTTTAAACTAcacactttaatttttatattttgaaactttatattttaattttcataatcttttatttaattttaagtaattcatattttttaaataaaattgaataaatgactatatttattaaaaatatgggAAGTATTaacaatgtaaaaaataaacatttaatgaaaaataataaaaactactGAGCTGGTAAATTGAAATTCCCAAAAACTACTgaacataataataaatcagCGTGTTTGAACACAGGAACATTCCACGTTAATAAGAatccttaacattaaaatcACGTAAAAAATGTAAGACTTACCCCTTGTATCCTTAGAAAACCACAGATTAAACGTATAAGATACCCTTATAAAAGATAGGATATCTTTTATTCAAGACTGATATACCAAATTGGGATTAAACGAATTCATAAATAATAGATGGAAACACACGCGTCCACGTatcactttttaattatgataataaaaaattatcataattattaaaaaatagatataaaataaatattttttataattttattatgaaactTTTAAggagtaaattaataaaatgatttctaataaagaaatgtataaaaataaccAGTTATAATACAATTACATAAACTCTATAGTTACAATCCTATTACATTAACTCATCgtctttatttgaaaaatattactCACTATTAATAAGTATTTGAGTTCAATATTATTACTAATTAATGTTATGATTGAACTTCCATTAActataaattgattaataattaaCCAAATCTAATTAATTTAGTGTGATTTAATTGATTTATCCCGATCAGTACATATAAGTAAAGATGATATAAATGATGTGGCATATAAAAGTATTAGTCAGTAAATGTTTTGTGCTGGATTCGTGAGACcattaattaaactttttcgTATACACGTGGTAATTAAGCATGAGTCCTTTAAAAACCGTATATAACGTAGATAGTGATATCTTAGTAGAGACaataaacaacaacatatgAAGTTCCCACTTATAAAGAAGGACCCCATGTGAcaacagattttgaaatctataaatagataGTAactccaaagaaaaaaaaaacaactttctAGATAAAGTGTCCTACAATTAAAACAGGTCCACTTTTTGTTCACTATGAACAATTACTGCACCATTGAAAAGTTGCAACGACAAAGCTAACCATTCAGATAATGACCAAGCAATATTCAAAGTGAGATTGAGTAACACGAAGAACAATCCCACCCGATATTTTTCTTTGTGCACACAAATCCCCCTATTCAAAACAATTTGGGTGTCCAGTTTTCAAATCCCATcgttcttttatatatttatacaactcactagattttaaaattaactatgagctgagatgaaatgaaaagaTGCATAGGATCTTTTACTACTTGAGTCACTCCGGAAATCCGGTTTTGATACGCTTCCggatacaaaatttatttgacGGTGGGCCAAGTAATAGAGATAATGAATATGCATAAATTACCCGAATCTAAAATACAATTTACTCTACTATTCACACTTCAATTGATTCATGTTTCAAAAGGAAGATTTATGATCTTGTCATGAACTTGACTTTCTACCAATATGTAGCAGATATGAGTAACACACTAATATCTTCGCTGGTTACCCACATTGTACGTGAAGAAATCAGATAAGACTCcgtgttaatttaattttagactCTACCAACTGGAGAGTGGGGAGGATAAGCAACGTAAGTCGCAGGAACGTCCTCCAATTTGCCAAAAGCCTTTAGTTCATCTGTTTCCACCAACCCAGTTTCCCTCGAATTTTTTCCTTCGATGTAGT
This genomic window contains:
- the LOC108333072 gene encoding mitochondrial import inner membrane translocase subunit TIM10; the protein is MAANMSPAGLDKEQIFGIAEKEMEYRVELFNNITHTCFNKCVDNRYKESELNMGENGCIDRCVSKYWQVTNLIGQLLGSGKPPM